CGGCCCCCTTCGACTTGGCGTCTTCGACCAATCCGGAGACCCGGGCAAAGTTGGCGTCGTTGACGATCGACACCACGTCGGGGTTGTCGACGAACGTCGGAAAGTGGGCGAGCACCGCTTTCTGATAGGCCTCGACAAACGCGTCCCTACTCGATTCCGGCACAAACGCATAGTCAGGGCACAGGCACACCTGGCCGCTGTTGACGTGCCGGGCCGCAGCCAGCCGCGTTGCGGCGTCCACGATGTCGGCATCGGGCGCGACGATGGCCGGATTCTTGCCGCCCAACTCGAGCGTCACCGGCACCAGGTTCTTTCCAGCAGCCGTGGCGACGAGGCGGCCGACCTTCGGTGAGCCGGTGAAGAAGATGTGGTCGAACCGCAGATCGGTGAACGCGGTGGCGGTCTGCAGCCCGCCATTCACCACAGCCACCTCTTCGGGGCTCATCCGGGAGGCCACCGCGCGGGCGAATACCGCTCCCGTGCGCGGCGTCATGTCGGAGAACTTGATCATCACCCGGTTGCCTGCGGCCAGGGCTTCGACGGTCGGCACGAACGCGAGCACGACGGGGAAGTTCCACGGGCTGATCACGCCGACAACGCCTTTGGGGCGATTCTGGACGAAGGTCGGGAAGGCGCCGCCCATCCCGCCGGGTACCTCTGTCGGGGCCATCCACGCCTCGAGGTTCTCCCGCGCATACGCGATGGACCCCATTCCTCCGAGGATGTCGAGCTCCAATGAGGTCGTCGGTGGCCGACCACCGAAATCGGCGTCGAGCGCTTCTGCAAGCTCAGTGCTGTGCTCCAGGACGGCCGCGACGAACCGGTCGATCCGATCACGCCGGGTCTCGGCGGCGGGAATCGGATCCAGCGACTGCGCGGCGCGCTGTGCATCGAGCAGTCGCTGCAGCTCAGCCGGCGTGACCTCGGCGGTTGAGTCGGTGGTGAGGGTCATTTGATCAGCTCCTTCTGTGCGGGCGATTCAGCGACTGCGGCAAGGTCTCTGGCCCATCGGTAGTCGGCCTTGCCGGCGGGACTTCGGAGCAATGCCTCCACGCGGACAAAGGATTTCGGCAACTTGTATCGCGCCAGCCGTTGCCCGGCGTCGGCCAGCAATTCCTCGTCGGTCGGGTCGAGGCCGGCCACCAGCTCGACGACGGCGACGATCTCGCTCCCCCACCGCTCGCTGGGCCGTCCCACCACGACGACATCGCGGACCGCCGGGTGAGAGATGAGGGCGTCCTCGACCTCCTCGGCGAAGATCTTCTCCCCACCGGAGTTGATCGTGACCGAGTCCCGTCCAAGCAACTCGATGATTCCGTCGGCGCGGTGGCGCGCTCGATCCCCGGGTAGCGACATACGCCGTCCCTGCACCGTCGGAAAGGTGCGCTCGGTCTTGTCCCGATCATTGAGGTAGCCCAACGGGATGGCCCCCTCCCGGGCCAGCCAGCCAGTCTCGGGATCCCCTGGCTCCAAGACGTGGCTGTGATCCTCGGACACGACGCAGGTGCCGGCCGCCGGAGTGAAGACACCGGAGGTGGCCGGTGACTCACTGGTGCTGACATTGGTCAACTGAGAACCGGTCTCCGAAGATCCCGCGACGTCGGCGATGACCACCTGCGGCAGCAGCCGCAGAATGCGGTCCTTCACCGATGCGCTGGTGATCGCACCACCCACGCCGATGAGCTGAAGCGACTTCCCGGAGTGGCCGCCACGCTCGAGTTCGTCGCACAGCGGCGTCGCAAATGCGTTGCCCACCATGTTCATCCGCTGTACGCCCTCGCGGTCGATCAATCGCCAGATCGACGCGGCGTCGAGCCGGTCCACGACATCGGGGAAAACCACGGTTCCCCCGCCCAGAAGGCCCGCCAGTGCCATCCACTGGGCCGCGCCGTGCATCAGCGGCGGTAGAGGCAGCACGACGGACTGCTCGGCCTTGGCGACGAGCGCGACACCGTCGTCGAGGGTCGCCGCTTCGAACATGCCTTCCGGCAGGAAGCCTCCCAGCCCGCTCTCGAGGATTTCGGCCTGGGTCCACATCACGCCCTTGGGCATCCCGGTGGTCCCGCCGGTGTAGAGCAGATAGAGATCATCAGGGTCCGGCTGCGTAGGTGGAGCGTAAGGGTTGGCAGCCGCGAGGGCGTCCTCGTAGTCGAGCGCGCCGGGAATCAACGCATTGCCGGATTCGTCGGCCACCTGCAGCAGAAGTGTCGGCGGCCGGCGCAGTGAGCCGAGGACCGCGGCGAGTGTGGGAGCGAACCGTGCGTGGTAGATGATCGCGCGCGGCGAGGCATCGTTGAGCAGATAGGTCAGTTCGGCCTCGACGTACCGATAGTTGACATTCAACGACGTGGCGCGGGCGGCCGCGGCACCGAGCATGCCTTCGAGGTACTCGTTGCCGTTGTGCAGATACAGCGCAACGTGGTCCTGGCCAGATTCCCACGGCTGCAGATCGGCGCGTGGCCGGTGGACCGTAATCCCGTGGAATAACAGCATGTTCGCCAGGCGATTGACTCGTGCCGCCACGTCGCGGTAGGTGAATCGATGTTCCCGGAACACGATGCAGTCGCGTTCGGGCAGCGCCGCGGCGACACCGGCGAACAGCTCAGCGTGGTTGTATCGCATCAAATCTCCAGTTCGAGGGTCACAGGCCCAGGCGACGCTGCCCGGGCCTGTGACGTGTCATCGGTGCCCCCGGTCACTTGGTTCGGACGTCGACGAGGGCCTGACGCCGCTCGTCGCGCACCACGCGCAACGCCTCCTTGAGCGCACCCGCAAGCTCGCTGCGGTGGTGGACGGTCACTCCGTAGCCGCCCGAGGCGGTGCAGTAAGACGCGAGATCCGGCGAGGGCGAGAGATCCGAGAAGCGTCCCTCGCCGGTGGCGACTGCTTCGCCTTCCGGATAGACGAGTTGCGTCGCCATGTCGACGGCCCACCAGTTGCTGTTGTTGGCGATGATGGTCAACACCGGCAGGTTGTGCTTGGCCGCCGCATGGTGGCACGCCGCTGGGTTGGCGAACATGTAGGCACCGTCACCGAGCGTGGCCACCACCGTCCGGTCCGGTGCGGCGTACTGGGCGCCCAGAGCCGCAGGCAGTCCCCAGCCCAGTCCGCCCGAGGCGGGCAGGAAGTAGTAGGTGCCGGGCTTCGTCCGGTTGAGCAGGCAAGCAGTCGACACGTATTCGTTGAACACGATGTCGTCCTCGTCGAGCAGCTCGCCGAGGACTGCCGAGATCGCCGCAGAGGTGATCGGCTCATCGGCATCACGGCCGTTCTCGTCGCGGCGCTGGTCGTCGATACGGCCCTGACGAGCCGCGGCCACGGCGCGGATCTCCTCGGCGCGGCTCTGATCGATCCGGTCGGCGCGGGCCTGCAGAGCGGCAGACAACTGGGTGAGGAATGCAGCCGGCGTGGCGCTGATGTTGAGATCGGAGCGATGAGACCGGATCGGGTAGGTGGAGTAGAGCGGATCGACTCCTACCTGGGCGATGTAGGTGTCGGCGCGGGGCGGCGTGTGCGTCTCCATCCACGGCACGTCGCTCTCCAGGAAGACGATGACATCCGCCCGGGCGAAGACGGTGGCCGCCACGTCCATGTTCGCAACCCGGTGCGGATGGTTGTACGGGATGTTCAGGTAGCGAGCCCACGGATCGGCCACACCGATCCCGAAGCGAGTGGCGACATCGCCCAGCAGCTCAACAGATTCGGGC
The window above is part of the Mycolicibacterium fortuitum subsp. fortuitum genome. Proteins encoded here:
- a CDS encoding aldehyde dehydrogenase family protein, whose translation is MTLTTDSTAEVTPAELQRLLDAQRAAQSLDPIPAAETRRDRIDRFVAAVLEHSTELAEALDADFGGRPPTTSLELDILGGMGSIAYARENLEAWMAPTEVPGGMGGAFPTFVQNRPKGVVGVISPWNFPVVLAFVPTVEALAAGNRVMIKFSDMTPRTGAVFARAVASRMSPEEVAVVNGGLQTATAFTDLRFDHIFFTGSPKVGRLVATAAGKNLVPVTLELGGKNPAIVAPDADIVDAATRLAAARHVNSGQVCLCPDYAFVPESSRDAFVEAYQKAVLAHFPTFVDNPDVVSIVNDANFARVSGLVEDAKSKGAVEIVIVPEEEKDRVPDAGSRRYPPTLLLDTPESAAIHTEEIFGPVLVVHTYSDVDEAISYAATGEHPLSSYWYGGDTEEFQRFLLNTTSGAVSRNDFGLAYVNDAVPFGGVGMSGSGAYHGKAGFDTFSHQRPVAQSDLPTPFAAAFTPPLTPERVQTAAGTVSAILADTASRLPQAGG
- a CDS encoding acyl-CoA synthetase, translating into MRYNHAELFAGVAAALPERDCIVFREHRFTYRDVAARVNRLANMLLFHGITVHRPRADLQPWESGQDHVALYLHNGNEYLEGMLGAAAARATSLNVNYRYVEAELTYLLNDASPRAIIYHARFAPTLAAVLGSLRRPPTLLLQVADESGNALIPGALDYEDALAAANPYAPPTQPDPDDLYLLYTGGTTGMPKGVMWTQAEILESGLGGFLPEGMFEAATLDDGVALVAKAEQSVVLPLPPLMHGAAQWMALAGLLGGGTVVFPDVVDRLDAASIWRLIDREGVQRMNMVGNAFATPLCDELERGGHSGKSLQLIGVGGAITSASVKDRILRLLPQVVIADVAGSSETGSQLTNVSTSESPATSGVFTPAAGTCVVSEDHSHVLEPGDPETGWLAREGAIPLGYLNDRDKTERTFPTVQGRRMSLPGDRARHRADGIIELLGRDSVTINSGGEKIFAEEVEDALISHPAVRDVVVVGRPSERWGSEIVAVVELVAGLDPTDEELLADAGQRLARYKLPKSFVRVEALLRSPAGKADYRWARDLAAVAESPAQKELIK
- a CDS encoding thiamine pyrophosphate-requiring protein — protein: MSQTAATRYLNALVEHGIEYFFVNAGTDFAPIVEAYALNKDNNPALPTPVLCAHENLAGGMAHGAALVTGRPQALMLHVNVGTANAACSVANASRDRIPLLVTAGRSPILEGGAVGARDLPIHWSQEMFDQASLVREFVKWDYELRDPRQVESVVDRAVSVASAHPRGPVYLALPREVLAEPAQDAAVPVTRTPVPATVQPDPDAIEALADRIAAAEFPVIVATANGVEPESVELLGDVATRFGIGVADPWARYLNIPYNHPHRVANMDVAATVFARADVIVFLESDVPWMETHTPPRADTYIAQVGVDPLYSTYPIRSHRSDLNISATPAAFLTQLSAALQARADRIDQSRAEEIRAVAAARQGRIDDQRRDENGRDADEPITSAAISAVLGELLDEDDIVFNEYVSTACLLNRTKPGTYYFLPASGGLGWGLPAALGAQYAAPDRTVVATLGDGAYMFANPAACHHAAAKHNLPVLTIIANNSNWWAVDMATQLVYPEGEAVATGEGRFSDLSPSPDLASYCTASGGYGVTVHHRSELAGALKEALRVVRDERRQALVDVRTK